The following are encoded in a window of Acidobacteriota bacterium genomic DNA:
- a CDS encoding STAS/SEC14 domain-containing protein — MTNLEIEHDQLLKAALQMPRPELERFVAKLFALKLREEIPNLSAAETKLLRKINQDLPPAARQRLNALIDRRQAGIITQTELAELIQLTDQAEAFGVKRLKYLIDLAALRNVTPDELMRQLGIKPVPHD, encoded by the coding sequence ATGACCAACCTGGAAATTGAACACGACCAATTGTTGAAGGCTGCCTTGCAAATGCCGCGACCGGAATTGGAGCGTTTCGTCGCCAAACTCTTCGCGCTCAAACTGCGCGAGGAAATACCTAACCTCTCCGCCGCAGAAACCAAGTTGCTGCGGAAAATCAATCAAGACCTTCCACCCGCCGCGCGTCAGCGCCTGAATGCGTTAATAGACAGGCGTCAAGCCGGGATCATCACCCAGACTGAACTGGCCGAATTGATTCAACTCACAGATCAAGCCGAAGCCTTTGGCGTCAAACGGTTGAAATACCTGATTGACCTGGCCGCGTTGCGCAACGTCACACCCGACGAATTGATGCGGCAGTTAGGCATCAAACCCGTGCCTCATGACTAG
- a CDS encoding ABC transporter permease, translating to MNTILQNLRYTLRTLRKQPGFALIAVATIALGIGANTAVFTVVNATLANGLPYRDPEQLVHLWERTPQKDFSRREASYPDFLDWRQNQALAGVAAYAGCQMILQGGAAQEAIPCARTSANFFALLGVEPLLGRAFRNDEDQPGAAKVVLLTFGAWQQRFGGDPKVVGQTLRINEEPWTVIGVLPASFHFAPRGATEFWAPLVPDENRRQRRGMHWVKVIGRLKSEGGPAQMQAQAQAELQTIGQRIAGQFPESHLNTSIFIEPLQQEVIGSVKPLMFALLAAVVLVLLIACANVANLLLVRAAARQKELAIRLALGANRATIVRQLLTESLVLAVLGGAFGILLARWGVDALIAAIPANALSALPYLRGLTLDGRVLAFTGGLTILTGLIFGLAPAWQASKPAVQAALKEGGRTSGGGSRRLQHFLVAGEIALALVLLIGAGLMIKSALKLLQVNPGFNPDKLLLLSFTATGKQYEAPAALAAFHQQLLTRAAAVPGVRGAATIDVVPLTGGNTSRGYAAGRAIPPPDEQTEFNYREASAEYFRVMEIPLLQGRYFSAQDNAQAPNVIIVNQTLAQRMFPDQTAIGQRIVSPGKVDEIYEIVGVVSDERINGLITPIRPVIYRPFLQEVSRSAVLLVRTTDDPLKLADTIRRECLAVEPGLVIFFTRSLESLAANLPATFMRRYPALLLGVFAALALLLAAIGIYGVMSYTVTQRTHEIGIRVALGAQTTDVLRLVIGQGFKLALAGVGLGLLAAWGLTRLLTSLLFGVSTTDPLTFGALAALLLAVAALACYFPARRAAGVDPLIALRYE from the coding sequence ATGAACACCATCCTACAGAATTTACGCTATACCCTGCGCACCTTGCGCAAACAGCCCGGCTTCGCCTTGATCGCAGTGGCGACGATTGCGCTCGGCATTGGGGCGAATACGGCGGTCTTTACCGTGGTCAATGCGACGCTGGCCAATGGGTTGCCGTACCGCGACCCGGAACAGTTGGTGCATCTGTGGGAACGCACGCCGCAAAAAGATTTTTCGCGGCGTGAGGCTTCCTATCCTGACTTTCTGGATTGGCGGCAAAATCAGGCGCTGGCGGGCGTAGCGGCGTATGCGGGTTGCCAGATGATTTTGCAGGGCGGCGCGGCGCAGGAAGCGATTCCCTGCGCGCGCACGTCAGCCAATTTCTTTGCGCTGCTCGGTGTCGAGCCCTTGCTGGGCCGCGCGTTTCGGAATGATGAAGATCAACCGGGCGCGGCGAAAGTGGTGCTGCTTACCTTTGGCGCCTGGCAGCAGCGCTTTGGTGGCGATCCGAAAGTGGTCGGGCAGACGTTGCGCATCAATGAAGAGCCGTGGACGGTGATCGGTGTGCTGCCCGCGTCCTTTCATTTTGCGCCGCGCGGGGCAACGGAATTCTGGGCGCCGCTCGTCCCCGATGAAAACCGTCGCCAACGGCGCGGTATGCACTGGGTCAAAGTCATCGGACGGTTGAAATCCGAGGGCGGGCCGGCTCAGATGCAAGCCCAGGCGCAAGCCGAGTTGCAGACCATCGGCCAGCGTATCGCCGGGCAATTTCCTGAAAGCCATTTGAACACCAGCATCTTCATCGAACCGCTGCAACAGGAAGTCATCGGCAGCGTCAAACCGCTGATGTTCGCCTTGCTGGCGGCGGTCGTGCTGGTCTTGTTAATCGCCTGCGCCAACGTGGCCAACCTCTTGCTGGTGCGTGCCGCCGCGCGGCAAAAAGAACTGGCGATACGGCTGGCGCTGGGCGCGAACCGCGCGACCATCGTGCGCCAGTTGCTAACTGAAAGTTTGGTGCTGGCCGTGCTGGGCGGCGCATTCGGCATCCTGCTGGCGCGTTGGGGCGTGGACGCGCTGATTGCCGCGATCCCGGCCAATGCGTTGAGCGCGCTGCCTTATCTGCGCGGTTTGACGTTGGACGGGCGCGTGCTGGCGTTCACCGGCGGCCTGACGATTCTGACGGGTCTGATCTTCGGACTTGCGCCCGCCTGGCAAGCGAGCAAACCCGCCGTGCAAGCGGCCTTGAAAGAAGGCGGGCGCACTTCAGGCGGCGGCAGCAGACGGTTGCAACATTTTTTGGTGGCGGGCGAAATCGCCTTGGCGCTGGTGTTGTTGATCGGCGCGGGATTGATGATCAAAAGCGCGCTCAAACTCTTGCAGGTCAACCCTGGCTTCAATCCTGACAAACTGCTGCTGCTTTCATTCACGGCCACGGGCAAGCAATACGAAGCGCCCGCCGCCCTGGCGGCCTTTCATCAACAACTGCTGACGCGCGCCGCCGCCGTGCCGGGCGTGCGCGGCGCGGCGACCATAGACGTCGTGCCGCTGACGGGCGGCAACACGTCACGCGGGTATGCCGCCGGACGCGCAATTCCGCCGCCGGATGAACAAACCGAATTCAATTACCGCGAGGCCAGCGCAGAGTACTTCCGCGTGATGGAAATCCCGCTCTTGCAGGGCCGCTATTTCAGCGCGCAAGACAATGCTCAAGCGCCCAACGTCATCATCGTCAATCAGACGCTGGCGCAACGGATGTTCCCCGATCAAACGGCCATCGGGCAGCGCATCGTCTCGCCCGGCAAAGTGGATGAAATCTATGAAATCGTCGGCGTCGTCAGCGATGAGCGCATCAATGGCTTAATCACGCCGATCCGGCCCGTCATCTATCGTCCGTTTTTGCAGGAGGTCAGCCGCAGCGCCGTGTTGTTGGTGCGCACGACCGATGACCCTTTGAAACTGGCTGACACCATCCGCCGCGAATGCCTGGCGGTGGAACCGGGCCTGGTCATCTTCTTCACGCGCTCGCTGGAAAGCCTGGCGGCGAATTTGCCGGCCACCTTCATGCGCCGCTATCCGGCGTTGTTGTTGGGCGTGTTTGCGGCGTTGGCGCTCTTGCTGGCGGCAATTGGGATTTACGGCGTGATGTCTTACACCGTCACGCAACGCACGCACGAGATCGGCATTCGCGTCGCGCTGGGCGCGCAAACCACCGATGTCTTGCGCTTGGTCATCGGCCAAGGTTTTAAGCTGGCGCTGGCCGGGGTCGGCTTGGGTTTGCTGGCGGCCTGGGGATTGACCCGGCTGCTCACAAGTTTGCTGTTCGGCGTCAGTACGACCGATCCGCTGACGTTTGGCGCGTTGGCGGCATTGCTGCTGGCGGTCGCCGCGCTGGCTTGTTACTTCCCGGCGCGGCGGGCGGCAGGTGTGGATCCGCTGATTGCGCTACGCTACGAGTAA
- a CDS encoding ABC transporter permease yields MQTLWHDIRYALRTFRQNPGFALIAVLTLASGIGATTIMFSSADATLLRPFAFPNQPRLVVLFERKLAAGITQASVSPGNVIEWRAQAQTLQEVIVMRNRQYTLKSAGPPERFTSYGVSAAFFDALGVKPLLGRTFKPGEDEPGRERVAVLKHSFWQEHFGADPNIIGKQVLLDEQPFEIVGVMPKEFEFPFGGGDLWTPFVIEPEQRQEHNNHYLRALALLKPGATVAQANAELQTISQRLQQQFPKGEAGHEAFAVTLNDEYTRVAKMYVPIMAGAALFVLLIACSNVANLLLARGAARQKEMAVRLALGATRWRIIRQLLTESVLLALAGGLLGALLASWGIEALIRGIPPAMSKFIPGWSNLGLSYSVLAFTALIALLTGVLCGLAPAWQAAKANLNETLKEGGGKGAGGAGARSPLRSALVVAEVALSLVLLVGAGLLVRSFIHLLHTDLGVKPASVVTMQVNLPRDQYTTNQARRDFFEQLLQRIAALPGVQKAGAVHALPMGGSNDGNSFQLVGQPAFESGKEPHTDFRIATPEYFAAIGTELRQGRLFNAQDDTQAPRVVLVNEAFASRFLPGQAALGNRMTLGNNTAQPLEIIGVVANVMNDDLDDLAEPGIYMPFAQYPTQALSLVVRAPNAESQIVPGARRELAALDATLPLTTVKPLAEIIHERRSPKEVMMWMLVCFGLLALALAAVGTYAVMAYAVTQRTHEFGVRLALGAQTADILKLVLRRGLALVLLGIALGLAGAFALTRALRQFLYGVAATDPLTFGGVALLLAAAALLACYIPARRATRVDPLVALRCE; encoded by the coding sequence ATGCAAACACTTTGGCATGACATTCGTTATGCGTTGCGCACGTTCAGACAGAATCCGGGCTTTGCGCTCATCGCTGTGTTGACGTTGGCATCAGGCATCGGCGCGACGACGATTATGTTCAGCAGCGCGGACGCCACGCTGTTGCGGCCTTTCGCGTTTCCCAATCAGCCGCGGCTGGTCGTGCTGTTTGAACGCAAGCTGGCGGCGGGCATCACGCAGGCCTCGGTTTCGCCGGGCAATGTGATCGAGTGGCGCGCGCAGGCGCAAACGCTGCAAGAAGTCATCGTCATGCGCAACCGCCAGTACACGCTGAAAAGCGCCGGGCCGCCCGAACGTTTCACCAGCTACGGCGTGTCGGCGGCGTTCTTTGACGCGCTGGGCGTCAAGCCGCTGCTGGGGCGCACCTTCAAGCCGGGCGAAGACGAGCCGGGGCGCGAGCGCGTCGCCGTGCTCAAACACAGTTTCTGGCAAGAGCATTTCGGCGCTGATCCAAACATCATCGGCAAGCAAGTGCTGCTGGACGAACAGCCCTTTGAAATCGTCGGCGTGATGCCCAAAGAGTTCGAGTTCCCCTTTGGCGGCGGCGATCTGTGGACGCCCTTCGTCATCGAACCGGAACAGCGGCAGGAACATAACAATCATTACTTGCGCGCGCTGGCGCTGCTCAAACCGGGCGCGACCGTGGCGCAGGCCAATGCCGAGTTGCAGACCATTTCTCAACGCCTGCAACAACAGTTCCCCAAAGGCGAAGCCGGGCACGAAGCCTTTGCGGTGACGTTGAATGACGAATACACACGCGTCGCCAAAATGTACGTGCCGATCATGGCTGGGGCGGCGCTCTTTGTTTTGCTGATCGCCTGCTCCAACGTAGCGAACCTGTTGCTGGCGCGCGGGGCGGCGCGGCAAAAAGAAATGGCTGTGCGGCTGGCGTTGGGCGCCACGCGCTGGCGCATCATTCGCCAACTGCTAACCGAAAGCGTGCTGCTGGCGCTGGCGGGCGGCCTGCTCGGCGCGCTGCTGGCGAGTTGGGGCATCGAAGCGCTGATCAGAGGCATTCCGCCCGCGATGTCCAAATTCATTCCGGGCTGGAGCAATCTGGGTTTGAGTTACAGTGTGCTGGCCTTCACCGCGCTGATTGCATTGCTGACCGGCGTGCTCTGCGGACTGGCTCCGGCGTGGCAGGCGGCCAAAGCCAACCTGAATGAAACCTTGAAAGAAGGCGGTGGCAAAGGCGCGGGCGGTGCGGGGGCGCGCTCGCCCTTGCGCAGCGCGTTGGTCGTGGCGGAGGTCGCGTTGTCGCTGGTCTTGCTGGTGGGCGCGGGCTTGCTGGTGCGCAGCTTTATTCACCTGCTGCACACCGACCTGGGTGTCAAACCTGCCAGCGTAGTGACGATGCAAGTGAACCTGCCGCGCGACCAATATACGACCAACCAGGCGCGCCGCGATTTCTTCGAGCAACTGTTGCAACGGATCGCGGCGCTGCCCGGCGTGCAAAAGGCCGGCGCAGTGCACGCGCTGCCGATGGGTGGCAGCAACGACGGCAACAGCTTCCAGCTTGTGGGCCAACCCGCCTTTGAAAGCGGCAAAGAACCGCACACCGACTTCCGCATCGCCACGCCGGAGTACTTCGCCGCCATCGGCACCGAGTTGCGGCAGGGCCGTTTGTTCAATGCGCAAGACGACACGCAAGCGCCGCGCGTCGTGCTGGTCAACGAAGCCTTTGCCTCACGCTTCCTGCCCGGCCAGGCGGCGCTCGGCAACCGCATGACGCTGGGCAACAACACCGCGCAACCGCTGGAAATCATCGGCGTTGTCGCCAACGTGATGAACGATGATCTGGATGATCTGGCCGAACCGGGCATTTACATGCCCTTCGCGCAATACCCCACGCAGGCGCTGAGCCTGGTCGTGCGCGCGCCCAATGCCGAGTCGCAAATCGTGCCGGGCGCGCGGCGTGAACTGGCCGCGCTCGATGCGACGTTGCCGCTGACCACAGTCAAACCACTGGCCGAAATCATTCACGAACGCCGTTCGCCGAAAGAGGTAATGATGTGGATGCTGGTCTGTTTTGGGCTGCTGGCTTTGGCGCTGGCGGCAGTCGGGACTTATGCAGTGATGGCTTATGCCGTGACGCAACGCACCCACGAATTCGGCGTGCGCCTGGCCTTGGGCGCGCAAACGGCGGACATTTTGAAACTGGTGTTGCGGCGCGGATTGGCGCTGGTGCTGTTGGGCATTGCGCTGGGCTTAGCCGGGGCATTCGCTTTGACGCGGGCGCTGAGGCAATTTCTGTATGGCGTGGCGGCGACCGACCCGTTGACGTTTGGCGGCGTGGCGTTGTTGCTAGCGGCGGCAGCGTTGTTGGCTTGTTACATTCCGGCGCGGCGGGCGACGCGGGTTGATCCGCTGGTGGCGCTGCGTTGTGAATAA
- a CDS encoding ABC transporter permease codes for MQTLLQELRHGARRLIKTPGFSLIAVCTLALGMGANTAIFSLLDQVLLRRLPVARPAELVVLRAPGPQRGHVNSDGDSASSFAFPLYKQLREQNTVFTGLLARFAIPLSVSAQGQTERAAGELVSGNYFEVLGVQPALGRVFSMADDQLLGAQPVAVLSYGYWKKRFGQNPSVLNQTILVNNHALTVVGVARAGFSGVQVGQTPEIFIPLTMKAQMTPNWNGMERWDDYWLAVIGRLKPGTTATQAEAGLAPLYRALLEEQLANMKGAVEQAWRERFLAKRIELKPGAQGRTVLQNDAGAPLYVLLGMVALVLLIACTNVANLLFVRGLGRQRELAIRLALGASRWQLMRQVLAESMLLSLAGGALGLLVAAWLSEVLMRAIDDGQLARGLSAGLDGRVLLFTFGLSLASGLIFGLVPAWRVTRGDMTPALKDQSAATSASHAQTRLRKGLVAAQVALTMLLLVGAGLLTRTLWNLRGVDLGLQPQQLLTFSVAPELSGYAPGKTINFTDQLLEALQATPGVEGVAVAEIPILTDTDVGSNVTPEGTTEDSQVRRNWLGPNSFAALGTPLSAGREFTRADTSQSQKVAILNQTAAQRLFPKRNPIGARLAFGAGNVKLDIEVVGVVKDNKHSNVRGEIPPFVYQPYTQKDTLGSLSFYVRTRQDAAAIIPALRRTVQRLDANLPIYDLKSVETVIAENLVGERLVAFLSLCFGVLATLLAGIGLYGVLSYWVVQRTREIGIRIALGAAPGSVRWLVLSQGLWLTLLGVALGAVGGLALARLLGSLLYGVGAADPLSFVIAGLLLAAIALLACWLPARRATKVDPLVALRYE; via the coding sequence ATGCAAACGCTCCTACAAGAATTACGCCACGGCGCACGGCGCTTAATCAAAACTCCGGGCTTCAGCCTGATCGCGGTCTGCACACTGGCCTTGGGCATGGGCGCGAATACGGCGATCTTTTCGCTGCTCGATCAAGTGCTATTGCGGCGCTTGCCGGTCGCGCGGCCCGCTGAATTGGTAGTGCTGCGTGCACCGGGGCCGCAACGCGGGCACGTCAACAGCGACGGCGATAGCGCTTCGTCGTTTGCGTTTCCGCTGTATAAACAACTGCGCGAGCAAAACACCGTTTTCACAGGCTTGCTGGCGCGCTTCGCCATTCCGCTGAGCGTCAGCGCGCAGGGGCAAACCGAGCGCGCGGCGGGTGAATTGGTTTCGGGCAATTACTTTGAAGTGCTGGGCGTGCAACCCGCGCTGGGCCGCGTCTTCAGCATGGCCGACGACCAGTTGCTGGGCGCGCAGCCGGTGGCCGTACTCAGTTACGGGTATTGGAAAAAGCGCTTTGGGCAAAACCCGTCCGTCTTGAATCAAACGATCCTGGTCAACAATCACGCGCTGACCGTCGTGGGCGTGGCGCGCGCTGGTTTCAGCGGCGTGCAAGTCGGCCAAACGCCGGAGATTTTCATCCCGCTGACGATGAAAGCGCAGATGACGCCGAACTGGAACGGCATGGAGCGCTGGGACGATTACTGGCTGGCAGTGATTGGACGCCTGAAACCGGGCACGACGGCGACGCAAGCCGAAGCGGGCCTTGCCCCGCTCTATCGCGCCTTGCTCGAAGAACAACTGGCGAATATGAAAGGCGCGGTGGAGCAAGCCTGGCGCGAGCGTTTTCTGGCGAAGCGCATCGAACTTAAACCAGGCGCGCAAGGACGGACGGTGTTGCAGAACGACGCCGGCGCGCCGCTCTATGTTTTGCTGGGCATGGTGGCGCTGGTGTTGTTGATTGCCTGCACGAACGTGGCGAATCTGCTGTTTGTGCGCGGCCTGGGGCGGCAGCGCGAATTGGCGATTCGGCTGGCCTTGGGCGCGAGCCGTTGGCAATTGATGCGGCAAGTGCTGGCTGAAAGCATGCTGCTCAGTCTGGCGGGCGGCGCGCTCGGCTTGCTGGTGGCGGCGTGGCTGAGCGAGGTTTTGATGCGCGCGATTGATGACGGCCAATTGGCGCGCGGGCTTTCGGCGGGGCTGGATGGCCGCGTGCTGCTGTTCACCTTTGGGTTGTCGCTGGCGTCCGGCCTCATTTTCGGACTGGTTCCGGCGTGGCGCGTGACGCGCGGCGATATGACGCCTGCCTTGAAAGACCAATCGGCGGCCACCTCGGCCAGTCACGCGCAAACGCGCTTGCGCAAAGGCCTGGTCGCCGCGCAAGTGGCGCTGACGATGTTGTTGCTGGTAGGCGCGGGCCTGCTGACGCGCACGCTCTGGAATTTGCGCGGCGTTGATTTGGGCTTGCAGCCGCAGCAGTTGCTCACCTTTTCGGTCGCGCCGGAACTGAGCGGGTATGCGCCTGGGAAAACGATCAACTTCACCGATCAGTTGTTGGAAGCACTGCAAGCCACGCCCGGCGTCGAGGGCGTAGCCGTGGCCGAGATTCCCATCCTGACAGACACCGATGTCGGCTCCAACGTCACACCCGAAGGCACGACGGAAGATAGCCAAGTGCGGCGTAACTGGTTGGGGCCGAATTCATTCGCCGCGCTGGGCACGCCGCTCAGCGCCGGACGCGAATTCACACGCGCCGATACCAGCCAGAGCCAGAAGGTGGCGATCCTCAATCAGACCGCCGCCCAGCGCCTCTTCCCCAAGCGCAACCCCATCGGGGCGCGCCTCGCCTTCGGCGCGGGCAACGTCAAACTCGACATCGAAGTCGTCGGTGTGGTCAAAGACAACAAACATTCGAACGTGCGCGGCGAAATCCCGCCCTTTGTTTATCAACCTTACACCCAAAAAGACACGCTGGGCAGTTTGTCGTTTTATGTGCGCACGCGGCAGGATGCCGCCGCCATCATCCCGGCGCTGCGCCGCACCGTGCAGCGGCTGGACGCCAATCTGCCCATTTACGATTTGAAATCCGTCGAAACGGTGATCGCCGAAAACCTGGTCGGCGAACGCCTGGTCGCCTTCCTCTCGCTCTGTTTCGGCGTGCTGGCGACACTGTTGGCGGGCATCGGGCTTTACGGCGTGCTGTCCTATTGGGTCGTCCAGCGCACCCGCGAAATCGGCATCCGCATCGCGCTGGGCGCGGCGCCGGGCAGTGTGCGCTGGCTGGTGCTGAGCCAGGGCCTTTGGCTGACCCTGCTGGGCGTAGCGTTGGGCGCGGTGGGCGGCTTGGCGCTGGCGCGTTTGCTGGGCAGTTTGCTGTACGGCGTCGGCGCGGCTGATCCCCTCAGCTTTGTGATCGCGGGTTTATTGCTCGCGGCAATTGCCCTGCTGGCGTGTTGGCTGCCAGCGCGGCGGGCGACCAAGGTAGACCCGCTGGTGGCGCTGCGGTATGAATAG
- a CDS encoding HNH endonuclease encodes MTRRRLPKKLRLLVKERARGCCEYCICQEAYGPDAFSDEHIVPLIAGGKSNAGNLARACQRCNNFKYNKTRALDPLTQTVAPLFHPRNHHWHEHFAWSDDYTLMLGLTAIGRATIAALDLNRAGVINQRKLLLLIRKHPPVKYRP; translated from the coding sequence ATGACTAGACGGCGGCTTCCCAAAAAACTGCGCCTACTGGTCAAGGAGCGTGCGCGGGGTTGCTGTGAATACTGCATTTGCCAGGAAGCTTACGGCCCGGATGCTTTCTCTGACGAACACATCGTCCCGCTCATTGCGGGCGGCAAGAGCAACGCGGGCAATCTCGCGCGCGCCTGCCAGCGCTGCAATAATTTCAAATACAACAAAACCCGTGCGCTTGATCCGCTTACCCAGACAGTGGCGCCGCTTTTTCATCCCCGCAATCACCACTGGCACGAACATTTTGCCTGGAGCGACGATTACACGCTGATGCTAGGCTTGACCGCGATTGGCCGCGCCACCATTGCCGCGTTGGACTTGAATCGGGCTGGTGTGATCAATCAGCGCAAACTCCTGTTGCTGATTCGCAAACATCCACCCGTGAAATACCGGCCCTGA
- a CDS encoding DUF4097 family beta strand repeat protein: MRKLIGFGMLLVALCGARVVNGHLGQQAREFNQTAALEPGGTLVFETDKGSVKLTAWERPEVAVFARIEAPENEDADYGRRAVEAARIDISGDARSLTIRSNFDNVPNKTEHFGGWSRSIPHIHYEIKAPRALNLRLKADRSRVSVQGFSGRLTLETDRTPVTARDLTGDLQIKVDRGNVQLDNVRGSLALNTDRTDTRANDLALERDSRLNVSRGEAELRLPASQGLAVSARNGRRETFETDFGITTQSFNKELIEGTINGGGPRLSVEGDRSKVYLRKK; encoded by the coding sequence ATGCGCAAACTAATTGGCTTCGGAATGTTGCTGGTCGCACTCTGCGGCGCGCGGGTCGTCAACGGGCATCTGGGGCAGCAGGCCCGCGAATTCAACCAGACTGCCGCGCTTGAACCGGGCGGTACCTTGGTGTTTGAGACCGACAAAGGCAGTGTCAAACTGACGGCCTGGGAGCGGCCTGAAGTCGCCGTTTTTGCGCGCATCGAAGCGCCTGAAAACGAAGACGCCGACTATGGCCGCCGCGCCGTCGAGGCCGCGCGTATTGACATCAGCGGCGATGCGCGCTCGCTCACCATTCGCTCGAACTTCGACAACGTGCCGAACAAGACCGAGCATTTTGGCGGCTGGTCGCGCAGCATTCCCCACATCCATTACGAAATCAAAGCACCACGCGCATTGAACCTGCGGCTGAAGGCCGACCGTTCACGCGTCAGTGTGCAAGGTTTCAGCGGGCGACTCACGCTCGAAACCGACCGCACGCCAGTGACGGCGCGCGATTTGACGGGCGACCTGCAAATCAAAGTGGATCGCGGCAACGTGCAACTCGACAATGTGCGCGGCAGTTTGGCGCTGAACACCGACCGCACCGACACGCGCGCCAACGACCTCGCGCTCGAACGCGATTCGCGCCTCAACGTCAGCCGGGGCGAAGCCGAATTGCGCCTCCCCGCCTCGCAAGGCCTTGCGGTCAGCGCGCGCAACGGGCGCCGCGAAACCTTCGAGACCGATTTCGGCATCACCACCCAGAGCTTCAACAAAGAACTGATCGAAGGCACCATCAACGGCGGCGGCCCGCGCCTTTCTGTCGAAGGCGACCGCAGCAAAGTGTATTTGCGGAAGAAGTAG